In one window of Nitrospirota bacterium DNA:
- the nadC gene encoding carboxylating nicotinate-nucleotide diphosphorylase — MKIPHSVREIIRIALEEDIGNGDITTAFLIPEDSESRALIIAKGNFVVAGIPFIKEVFSFFDREVRFNVFLNDGAKVMKGDVIAEVSGSTKVLLSGERVSLNLLQRLSGIATLTNMFVEKVRGLKTKIVDTRKTTPGLRFMEKYAVRVGGGNNHRFGLFDGILIKDNHIEAVGSITEALRLASEGHHLAKIEVEVENLNDLKEAVEGGSDIVMLDNMSVQDMKEAVNIVRSSKKDVILEASGNVSLENVREVAETGVDLISIGALTHSATAVDISMKIVR, encoded by the coding sequence ATGAAGATACCACACAGCGTCAGAGAAATAATCCGCATAGCGCTTGAAGAAGATATAGGAAACGGCGATATAACGACTGCTTTTCTTATACCTGAAGACAGCGAATCAAGGGCCTTAATAATAGCAAAAGGTAATTTTGTTGTTGCCGGCATCCCTTTCATAAAAGAAGTCTTTAGCTTTTTCGACCGGGAAGTGAGATTCAATGTTTTTCTCAATGACGGTGCCAAGGTCATGAAAGGAGATGTTATCGCTGAGGTCTCAGGAAGCACAAAGGTTCTGCTATCGGGAGAAAGGGTCAGCCTTAATCTGCTTCAGCGCCTGTCAGGCATAGCAACGCTTACAAATATGTTTGTTGAAAAAGTAAGAGGGCTCAAGACAAAGATTGTGGATACGAGGAAGACAACACCGGGCCTGAGGTTCATGGAAAAGTATGCTGTGAGGGTCGGAGGAGGGAACAATCACAGGTTCGGGCTTTTTGACGGCATATTGATAAAGGACAACCACATCGAGGCTGTCGGAAGCATAACAGAGGCGCTGCGTCTTGCAAGTGAAGGGCATCATCTTGCAAAGATTGAGGTTGAGGTGGAAAACCTCAATGACCTGAAAGAGGCTGTAGAAGGAGGCTCTGACATTGTGATGCTTGACAATATGTCTGTTCAGGATATGAAAGAGGCTGTAAATATTGTCCGCAGCTCAAAGAAGGATGTAATCCTTGAGGCGTCAGGGAATGTCAGCCTTGAGAACGTCAGAGAGGTTGCAGAGACTGGCGTGGATTTAATCTCAATAGGCGCCTTAACTCATTCAGCAACCGCAGTTGATATAAGCATGAAGATAGTGAGGTAA
- a CDS encoding amidohydrolase family protein — translation MSKKIITFMLAVLFIIPAECLAIERSEQITIFKKRLKQIIQKGVLPIIDVEYHHGGKIENERLISRMDDNSVALTWLGPNEKLGSEESIRLNELYPDRFVPTTVHGDGKLWHNSDKGFLEKLAKDVMSGKYFAMGEFEARHYPSNTNNRNVHMPVDSEAMQVVFALSSETGMPFLLHHEAEDKLLPELERMLVKYPKAKVIWCHVGRNRNPVTWKQFTKADGVRDLIKKYPNLYFDLVQSRPGSKYHGTGYVEGIMYEISNWGTALDPEWKKLFEEFPDRFVIGSDINTGRFDNYDRVMDTFRSIVFKDLTKAAAEKIAFKNAWRLMTGKDWED, via the coding sequence ATGTCCAAAAAAATAATCACATTCATGCTTGCTGTGCTCTTTATTATTCCGGCTGAGTGTTTGGCGATTGAGCGAAGCGAGCAGATAACTATTTTTAAAAAAAGATTAAAGCAAATTATCCAAAAAGGCGTTCTACCCATAATTGACGTGGAATATCATCACGGCGGAAAAATAGAAAATGAGAGGCTCATCAGCAGAATGGATGATAACAGCGTGGCGCTGACATGGCTTGGGCCGAATGAAAAACTCGGCAGCGAAGAATCCATAAGGCTTAATGAATTATATCCTGACAGGTTTGTGCCCACCACTGTTCACGGCGACGGAAAACTCTGGCACAATAGCGATAAAGGCTTTCTTGAGAAACTGGCAAAAGATGTTATGTCAGGCAAATATTTTGCGATGGGAGAGTTTGAGGCAAGGCATTATCCGTCCAATACCAACAACAGGAATGTGCACATGCCTGTTGACTCTGAAGCCATGCAGGTGGTTTTTGCGTTGTCAAGCGAGACAGGAATGCCGTTTCTGCTTCATCATGAGGCAGAAGATAAACTGCTTCCTGAACTGGAAAGAATGCTTGTTAAATATCCGAAGGCAAAGGTGATATGGTGCCATGTCGGACGAAACCGGAATCCTGTTACATGGAAACAATTCACAAAAGCCGACGGGGTGCGGGATTTAATTAAAAAATACCCGAACCTTTATTTTGATCTTGTACAGTCAAGGCCCGGTTCTAAATATCACGGCACAGGTTATGTAGAGGGAATCATGTATGAGATTTCAAACTGGGGGACCGCCCTTGACCCTGAATGGAAGAAACTATTCGAGGAATTCCCTGACAGGTTTGTTATCGGTTCAGATATCAACACAGGCCGCTTTGATAACTATGACAGAGTAATGGATACCTTTAGGTCCATTGTTTTCAAAGATTTAACCAAAGCTGCCGCGGAAAAAATAGCATTCAAGAATGCATGGAGATTAATGACAGGAAAGGACTGGGAAGATTAA
- a CDS encoding N-acetyl-gamma-glutamyl-phosphate reductase produces the protein MLKVAICGGSGYTGGELIRLLSNHPYVKITAVTSEKSSGKTVSDLFPHLSNHSNLTYEPLDREKLLKKADIFFLALPHAASQSAVDFFFRHGKKVIDLSADYRLRSPAIYEEWYKTPHKFHGTLKRAVYGLPELYRAKIAKSSLIANPGCYPTGAILGLYPAIKTRLIDADSIVIDSTSGTTGAGRNADAAFSFCEVNEGFKAYSVASHRHTPEIEQELSVIAHKDVKVNFTPHLGPYDRGILTTIYAKLKKKADTKAILDTYKKVFAKEPFIRALAEGKFPNVKNVRGTNLCDIGLAVNERTNTLIIVTAIDNLMKGASGQAVHNMNIMMGFKETEGLKDIALFP, from the coding sequence ATGCTAAAGGTCGCTATTTGCGGAGGCAGCGGTTATACAGGAGGCGAACTTATCCGCCTTCTTTCAAACCATCCCTATGTCAAAATAACTGCGGTAACCTCAGAAAAATCATCAGGTAAAACCGTAAGCGATTTATTCCCCCATCTTAGCAATCACTCAAATCTGACATACGAACCATTAGACAGAGAAAAACTTCTGAAAAAGGCTGACATCTTTTTTCTTGCATTGCCTCATGCCGCCTCGCAGAGCGCAGTGGATTTTTTCTTCAGGCACGGGAAAAAGGTTATAGACCTTTCCGCTGATTACAGGCTAAGGTCTCCTGCAATATACGAGGAGTGGTATAAGACTCCGCACAAATTTCACGGAACACTGAAAAGGGCTGTATATGGACTGCCTGAACTGTACAGGGCGAAAATTGCGAAATCATCCCTCATAGCAAACCCGGGCTGCTATCCGACAGGCGCGATTCTCGGACTTTATCCTGCTATAAAGACCCGTCTCATAGATGCAGATTCTATCGTTATAGATTCAACATCAGGGACAACAGGCGCAGGCAGAAACGCTGATGCCGCATTCTCATTCTGTGAAGTCAACGAAGGATTCAAGGCTTACTCAGTTGCATCACACAGGCACACGCCTGAGATAGAGCAGGAACTCTCTGTCATAGCTCATAAAGATGTAAAGGTCAATTTCACCCCTCATCTTGGGCCTTATGACAGGGGGATACTAACAACTATCTATGCAAAATTAAAAAAGAAGGCTGATACAAAAGCGATTCTTGATACTTATAAAAAGGTCTTTGCAAAAGAGCCGTTTATAAGGGCGCTTGCTGAAGGCAAATTCCCGAATGTTAAAAATGTCCGGGGGACAAACCTCTGTGACATCGGGCTTGCTGTAAACGAACGGACAAATACCCTCATAATTGTCACTGCAATTGACAACTTGATGAAAGGCGCCTCAGGGCAGGCAGTGCACAACATGAATATCATGATGGGGTTTAAGGAAACCGAAGGGCTGAAAGACATAGCGCTGTTTCCTTAA
- the rpsI gene encoding 30S ribosomal protein S9 produces MAEIKHNATGRRKSSIASVSMSPGNGRIVVNEKPLDSYFARETLQMMIRQPLELTGMSGKYNITAKVVGGGLSGQAGALRHGISRAILSIDNDLRLKLKKEGFLTRDPRETERKKYGQKGARKRFQFSKR; encoded by the coding sequence ATGGCTGAAATAAAACATAATGCTACAGGACGCAGAAAATCCTCTATTGCAAGTGTGAGCATGTCCCCCGGCAACGGCCGTATAGTTGTAAATGAAAAACCTCTTGACTCGTATTTCGCCCGCGAGACACTGCAGATGATGATAAGACAGCCCCTTGAGCTGACAGGGATGTCAGGCAAATACAACATAACTGCAAAAGTTGTGGGTGGCGGCCTTTCAGGACAGGCAGGAGCGCTCAGGCACGGAATTTCACGGGCCATACTCTCAATAGACAACGACCTCAGGCTGAAACTTAAGAAGGAAGGCTTCTTAACGAGAGACCCCAGAGAAACAGAGAGAAAGAAATACGGGCAGAAGGGCGCAAGAAAGAGATTCCAGTTCTCGAAGAGATAA
- the rplM gene encoding 50S ribosomal protein L13, producing the protein MKTRFAKKTDIEYKWYLVDAKDAVLGRLAVKIAVCLRGKNKAIFTPNADTGDFVVVVNAEKVRTTGKKLDDKIYYHHSGYPGGIKAKTLRERLSGEPEKVISDAVWGMLPKNRLGRAMLKKLKVYKGSEHPHAAQKPEILQYKEF; encoded by the coding sequence ATGAAAACCAGATTTGCTAAAAAAACCGATATTGAGTATAAGTGGTATCTCGTAGATGCCAAAGACGCAGTCCTCGGAAGGCTTGCTGTAAAAATTGCTGTCTGCCTGCGCGGTAAAAACAAGGCTATATTTACCCCGAACGCAGACACGGGTGATTTTGTAGTTGTCGTAAATGCCGAAAAGGTCAGGACCACAGGCAAAAAGCTTGACGATAAAATTTATTACCATCACTCAGGCTACCCCGGCGGCATAAAAGCCAAAACGCTCAGAGAGCGCCTATCGGGAGAACCCGAAAAGGTTATAAGCGACGCTGTATGGGGAATGCTTCCTAAAAACAGGCTCGGAAGGGCCATGCTCAAAAAGCTCAAAGTATATAAAGGAAGCGAACATCCGCACGCTGCTCAGAAACCTGAAATCTTACAATATAAGGAGTTTTAA
- a CDS encoding tetratricopeptide repeat protein has protein sequence MSDKAAIIKEAQKFLARGQIDKAIAEWEKLIKESPDANTYNTIGDLYLKKGDKTPAVDSFHKAARFFRDEGFSLKALALYKKILNINTSNMSALYALGELSEEKGLTTDATKYYLASADILSKEGKKDELLKAYDKILSLSPSNISLRNKVAEIFKKEGLQIEAAKEYLHIARLYNEKDDVNNAGMYYKKSLDLQPDNNEALLGLSSIYKKTGNPWQAQEYLKKAVELAPSNTGLILEYAEFLVKAKSFSEAMQYISKVTEIEPSNTAARKLLGEMYAESGDKQKAWEEYKVIIDEIIFEGKLDEAMNILRMFIDTEPVETRKKLVALYKQKNDYEAAFVELVSLGDAFIFSEGRMLKEALECYKEASEIHPDDNELKEKITDIKREFGEEYAEPKKSVEESLAEADIFLRYGLYDEARTMLEPLKIQEPENAEVHAKLKSLYSETGDKEQAVNECLILAELYNKSGNIELREGILKEADEINPEDPRLLERAGMQPAEEFVAQRGMSAPGIEDYSEDAAEAEFYLRQGLYEEAKAVYKKLLELFPDNNEIREKLSLVGAKAKEEVRAEEKPLKEVEKPAGTVIEKPADIESPTEEFVISDILEAETAPEFNLESDVLGIFEEFKKGLEKEIGTEDLETHYNLGIAYKEMGLIDDAIKEFQTSKNDPERLIPSVSMLGVCYMAKGLYPLAIDSFNSVMEKIVTKDESYWGVKYELAEAYEKNENLKEALRHYTEVYGWNSKFRNVAEKINLLKVHASKPAEKPVLTEFQKIKKERVSYL, from the coding sequence ATGTCTGATAAAGCAGCGATAATAAAAGAAGCCCAGAAGTTTCTTGCAAGGGGACAGATAGATAAGGCAATTGCTGAATGGGAAAAACTTATAAAGGAATCCCCTGATGCAAATACTTATAATACTATCGGAGACCTCTACCTTAAAAAAGGCGACAAGACTCCTGCTGTAGATTCCTTTCATAAAGCGGCGCGTTTTTTCAGGGACGAAGGTTTTTCTCTGAAGGCGCTGGCTCTTTACAAGAAGATATTGAATATTAACACTTCAAACATGTCTGCCTTATATGCTCTTGGAGAGTTAAGCGAGGAAAAAGGGCTGACAACCGATGCCACAAAGTATTATCTTGCCAGCGCGGATATCCTTTCCAAAGAAGGAAAAAAAGATGAATTATTAAAGGCGTATGACAAGATACTGAGCCTCTCGCCGTCTAACATCTCTTTGAGAAATAAGGTGGCGGAGATTTTCAAAAAGGAAGGGCTCCAGATTGAGGCTGCAAAAGAGTACCTGCATATAGCGAGGTTATATAATGAGAAAGATGATGTCAACAATGCAGGCATGTATTATAAAAAATCCCTCGACCTCCAGCCCGACAATAATGAGGCTTTGCTTGGGCTGAGTTCAATATACAAGAAAACAGGCAATCCATGGCAGGCTCAGGAATATCTGAAGAAGGCGGTTGAACTTGCTCCGTCAAATACCGGATTAATCTTGGAATACGCAGAGTTTTTGGTTAAGGCAAAGTCTTTTTCAGAGGCAATGCAATACATATCAAAGGTTACCGAAATAGAACCTTCAAATACCGCAGCAAGGAAACTTCTCGGTGAGATGTATGCGGAAAGCGGGGATAAGCAAAAGGCATGGGAAGAATACAAGGTGATTATAGACGAGATAATATTTGAGGGAAAACTTGACGAGGCTATGAATATCCTTAGGATGTTCATAGATACAGAACCTGTAGAGACAAGAAAAAAGCTTGTGGCGCTGTATAAACAGAAGAACGATTATGAAGCAGCTTTTGTGGAATTGGTTTCTTTAGGCGATGCTTTTATTTTTTCAGAGGGAAGAATGCTGAAGGAAGCTTTGGAGTGTTATAAGGAAGCATCGGAGATTCATCCTGATGATAATGAGTTAAAAGAGAAAATAACCGATATCAAAAGGGAATTTGGCGAGGAATACGCAGAACCTAAGAAATCAGTTGAGGAGTCCCTTGCAGAGGCAGATATATTTTTAAGATACGGACTGTATGATGAAGCAAGGACAATGCTCGAGCCCCTTAAAATACAGGAACCTGAAAATGCTGAGGTCCATGCAAAACTTAAATCTTTATATTCAGAGACAGGCGACAAAGAACAGGCTGTGAACGAGTGCCTTATTCTCGCAGAACTTTATAATAAAAGCGGGAACATTGAGTTGAGGGAAGGGATTCTTAAAGAGGCAGATGAAATAAATCCCGAGGATCCAAGATTGCTGGAGAGGGCAGGAATGCAGCCGGCTGAAGAATTCGTTGCCCAGAGAGGCATGTCTGCTCCAGGAATAGAGGATTACAGCGAGGATGCGGCAGAGGCAGAGTTTTATTTAAGGCAGGGGTTGTATGAGGAGGCAAAGGCAGTATATAAGAAACTTCTTGAACTATTTCCGGATAACAATGAGATAAGGGAAAAGCTTTCGCTGGTTGGAGCTAAAGCCAAAGAAGAAGTTAGAGCTGAAGAAAAGCCGTTAAAAGAGGTTGAGAAACCTGCCGGGACAGTTATTGAAAAGCCGGCAGATATTGAAAGTCCGACAGAAGAGTTTGTGATTTCAGATATCCTGGAAGCAGAAACGGCCCCTGAATTTAATCTTGAAAGCGATGTCCTCGGCATATTTGAAGAGTTCAAGAAAGGGCTTGAAAAAGAAATAGGGACAGAGGATTTGGAGACGCATTATAATCTCGGGATTGCATATAAAGAAATGGGCTTGATAGACGATGCCATAAAGGAATTCCAGACATCAAAGAACGACCCTGAAAGATTAATCCCGTCGGTAAGTATGCTGGGGGTGTGTTATATGGCAAAAGGACTATATCCTCTCGCCATTGATTCTTTTAATAGCGTGATGGAAAAGATAGTGACAAAGGACGAATCATACTGGGGCGTGAAATACGAACTTGCAGAGGCGTATGAGAAAAATGAAAATCTTAAAGAAGCGCTTAGGCACTATACGGAAGTATACGGGTGGAATTCAAAATTCAGAAATGTTGCAGAAAAGATTAACCTGCTGAAGGTGCATGCGTCAAAACCTGCAGAAAAACCGGTGCTAACCGAGTTTCAGAAGATAAAGAAGGAGAGAGTTTCTTATTTGTAA
- a CDS encoding AAA family ATPase, producing the protein MDYLEFYKLKEHPFSNVVDNRFYYKGTQHSEALVRLKYAIDTKKGLAVVIGDIGAGKTTLARRLLEELDENIYEAVLLVVIHSAVSSDWLLKKLAIQIGVTDLKEEKVELLSQIYKRLFELGEQGKVAVVIIDEMQMLKSKEIMEEFRGLLNMEMPEGKMVNFIFVGLPELDSVLALDEPLKQRVAIKVRLKSFSEENTKEYIVHRMHIAGSAKNPFTEDAMRAIYRYSNGVPRLINTICDNALLNGFLFKTNTIDEAIIRTVTIDLGLSEE; encoded by the coding sequence ATGGATTATCTTGAGTTTTATAAGCTGAAAGAACATCCGTTTTCAAATGTTGTTGACAACAGGTTTTACTATAAGGGCACACAGCATTCAGAGGCGCTTGTAAGGCTGAAATATGCCATAGATACAAAGAAAGGGCTGGCTGTTGTCATAGGAGACATAGGCGCCGGCAAGACTACGCTTGCGCGCAGGCTCCTTGAAGAGCTTGACGAGAATATTTATGAGGCGGTTCTCCTCGTTGTGATTCATTCAGCGGTAAGCTCTGACTGGCTTCTGAAAAAACTTGCCATACAGATCGGCGTTACGGATCTAAAGGAAGAGAAGGTAGAACTTCTCAGCCAGATATACAAGAGGCTTTTTGAACTGGGCGAACAGGGCAAGGTAGCGGTTGTTATCATCGACGAGATGCAGATGCTGAAATCAAAGGAGATAATGGAGGAGTTCAGGGGGCTGCTGAATATGGAGATGCCTGAAGGAAAGATGGTGAATTTCATATTTGTCGGTTTGCCGGAACTTGACAGCGTGCTGGCCCTTGACGAGCCGTTAAAACAAAGGGTTGCAATAAAGGTGAGATTGAAATCGTTTTCTGAAGAGAACACAAAGGAATATATAGTTCACAGGATGCATATTGCCGGTTCTGCGAAAAATCCATTCACAGAAGACGCAATGCGGGCTATATACCGTTATTCAAACGGCGTGCCGCGTTTGATAAATACCATCTGCGACAATGCCCTTCTTAACGGATTCCTCTTTAAGACGAATACCATAGATGAGGCGATTATCAGGACTGTTACTATTGACCTTGGGCTGAGTGAGGAATAA
- the radA gene encoding DNA repair protein RadA, with the protein MAKAKTFYQCQACGYVSAKWLGKCPDCGEWNTLVEEKKETRQGRKSSGRSEPQPLNTIVSGKEKRTTTGIKEFDRVLGGGVVAGSVILVGGDPGIGKSTVLIQTLSGLSKKYESVLYVSGEESPEQIKLRAERLSVDSGKILLLAETSLENIIDTASKLKPGAIVIDSIQTMYTEEILSAPGSVSQVRECAARLMFFAKKSAIPAFLVGHVTKEGAIAGPRVLEHIVDTVLYFEGDRGHSYRILRTVKNRFGSTNEIGVFEMTDSGLSEIENPSELFLSERPLNVSGSTVVASMEGTRPLMVEIQALASPTTFGMPRRTSIGVDFNRVNLLTAVLEKKAGLQLGGMDIFINVVGGLKIIEPAIDLGIITTIASSLKDIPIDPKIFMFGEVGLSGEIRAVAYAEQRIKEAAKIGFKKALMSGTNSERLKESFGLEIMGAGNVEEALESIGIR; encoded by the coding sequence ATGGCTAAAGCAAAAACATTTTATCAGTGCCAGGCGTGCGGATATGTGAGCGCAAAGTGGCTCGGGAAATGCCCTGACTGCGGGGAATGGAATACTCTTGTTGAAGAGAAAAAAGAGACCAGGCAGGGAAGAAAATCATCGGGAAGGTCCGAACCCCAGCCCCTGAATACAATCGTCAGCGGAAAAGAAAAACGCACAACAACAGGGATTAAGGAATTTGACAGGGTTTTGGGAGGCGGGGTTGTTGCAGGCTCTGTAATCCTTGTCGGCGGAGACCCCGGAATCGGAAAATCAACTGTCCTTATTCAGACGCTCTCCGGCCTCTCAAAAAAATATGAAAGCGTGCTTTATGTATCCGGCGAGGAATCTCCTGAACAGATAAAACTGAGAGCGGAAAGGCTTTCCGTGGATTCCGGCAAGATACTGCTTCTTGCAGAGACATCGCTTGAGAATATAATTGACACAGCCTCAAAACTAAAACCCGGCGCAATAGTAATTGATTCCATCCAGACAATGTACACAGAGGAGATATTGTCAGCCCCGGGGTCTGTAAGTCAGGTGAGGGAATGCGCGGCAAGGCTGATGTTCTTTGCAAAGAAATCAGCAATCCCCGCCTTTCTTGTCGGGCATGTGACTAAAGAAGGCGCAATTGCTGGCCCGAGAGTTCTTGAACATATAGTTGACACTGTGCTTTATTTTGAAGGAGACAGAGGACATTCTTACAGGATTTTAAGGACTGTTAAAAACCGCTTCGGTTCAACAAATGAGATAGGCGTGTTTGAGATGACAGATTCAGGGCTTTCAGAGATTGAAAATCCCTCTGAATTATTCCTCTCGGAAAGACCGCTTAATGTCTCAGGCTCCACAGTTGTTGCAAGCATGGAAGGGACAAGGCCGCTGATGGTAGAGATTCAGGCTCTGGCCTCGCCGACAACATTCGGAATGCCGAGAAGGACAAGCATTGGAGTTGATTTCAACAGGGTTAATCTTCTGACTGCAGTGCTTGAGAAAAAGGCAGGACTTCAGCTCGGCGGAATGGATATATTTATAAACGTAGTCGGCGGGCTCAAAATAATTGAACCTGCGATTGACCTTGGAATTATAACAACAATAGCTTCATCATTAAAGGACATCCCCATTGATCCTAAGATATTTATGTTCGGCGAGGTGGGCCTTTCAGGCGAAATACGCGCAGTTGCTTATGCAGAGCAGAGGATTAAGGAAGCCGCAAAGATAGGATTCAAAAAAGCGCTCATGTCCGGAACAAACAGCGAGAGGCTGAAGGAATCTTTCGGGCTTGAGATAATGGGAGCAGGAAATGTTGAAGAGGCGCTTGAAAGCATCGGGATACGATAG
- the argB gene encoding acetylglutamate kinase, which translates to MKKLIEKANILIEALPYIRNFSGKTFVIKYGGAAQTEEHLKDSFAQDIALLSFIGIHPVIVHGGGPKISSTMEKMGKKPKFIQGQRVTDEETMDIVEMVLGGLVNKEIVSMVNKHGGKAIGLSGKDGDLIKAKKKLMKKTSQKTGVEELIDLGLVGEVTDINSQALKSLEKEGFIPVISPIGIGEHGETLNINADYVAFSIAAKLKAEKLILLTDVPGIKDKKGNIISTLSQKQIKKLVSESTISGGMLPKTQACMKALEDGVAKTHIIDGRISHCLLLEIFTKEGIGTEIVK; encoded by the coding sequence TTATTGAAAAAGCAAACATACTCATTGAGGCTTTGCCGTATATCAGGAATTTTTCAGGGAAAACGTTTGTAATCAAATACGGCGGAGCCGCACAGACAGAAGAGCATCTAAAAGATTCATTCGCTCAGGACATAGCGCTCTTAAGTTTCATCGGGATCCATCCTGTGATTGTGCACGGCGGGGGGCCAAAGATAAGCTCCACGATGGAGAAGATGGGCAAGAAACCGAAATTTATCCAGGGCCAGCGCGTTACAGACGAAGAGACAATGGACATAGTTGAGATGGTTCTCGGCGGGCTTGTCAATAAAGAGATAGTCTCTATGGTAAACAAGCACGGAGGCAAAGCCATAGGCCTGAGCGGAAAAGACGGAGACCTTATAAAGGCAAAGAAAAAACTCATGAAAAAGACCTCGCAAAAAACAGGGGTTGAAGAGCTGATTGACCTCGGGCTTGTAGGCGAGGTAACAGACATAAACTCACAGGCGCTTAAAAGCCTTGAAAAAGAAGGTTTCATCCCTGTCATCTCTCCGATAGGCATTGGAGAACACGGCGAGACACTTAATATTAATGCGGACTATGTTGCATTTTCAATAGCGGCAAAACTCAAGGCAGAGAAACTCATACTCCTCACAGACGTGCCGGGCATTAAGGATAAAAAAGGAAATATAATCTCAACTCTTTCTCAAAAACAGATAAAGAAACTTGTCTCTGAAAGCACAATATCAGGAGGCATGCTGCCGAAGACTCAGGCGTGCATGAAAGCGCTTGAGGACGGGGTTGCCAAAACTCATATCATTGACGGACGCATCTCGCACTGCCTCTTGCTTGAGATATTCACAAAAGAAGGAATCGGAACAGAGATTGTAAAGTAA